The Terriglobia bacterium genomic sequence AACGTAGTAGTTCTTGGCTTTGGTCCCTTTGGATTTTTCGAGGTTGTTGAGCGCCGCAGTGTAGAGTTTTGCGTGCTCGGCCTCGGCGGTTTTGGCGTAGTTGAAGGTTTGGATCGCGTCGGTGTTGCGAATCTGGCGAGCCTGCTTCAGGAACTCCGGGTACATGGAGTCGCGCTCGTAGGTCTCACCCTTGATGGCGGCTTCCAGGTTCTCCTTCGTGGTTTTTACGGCAGGAGTTTCGATTTTGGCTTCCGGTTTTCCACCGAGTTTCTTAATGACAGCGGCATGGTTGTTGGCGTGAATTTCTTCAGCCCGGGCAGCAGCGCGGAAAAGGCTGGCGACTTCGCCATAGCCTTCAGCGTCGGCTTTCTTGGAGAATGCGAGATAGCGCGCGTGAGCATTACTCTCGCCGTTGAACGCAGTCTGCAAGTTGGCCAGAGTGGCCGCGGTGCCAGCGTCGGCGGCGAAGGCAACAGCGGTCACGGTCAAGAACGAGAACAGAAGGACAATAGAGAAAAGACGCTTGGATAACATCCAGTTCTCCTTAAGAAGATTCCGCGCAAGGCGGGAGGAAGGCGTTCGGGAACTCTGAACGTCTAAGAGAATGGATTAGCACAAAGGTGGTGTGGTTGCATGAAAACGCGAAAAAGTTTTCACAACCTCAAGATTACAAACGACATATCTTGATTGAATAATCTGGATGTACGTTTCGCCGCTTCCGATCAGGCGAATGCGGCGACGGCTTGCGATTCTTCAGAGTAGATATCGAATAATGGTAGGAGTCCGACCATTTTCAGGGTCTGCAGAGTCAGCTTGGAGGGGTTCACCAGTTTCAACGAGCCGCCGCGCTGCTTGGCGCTGGTAAGAGAGCGGACGAGGACGCCGATTCCGCTGGAATCAACCATGTTGACTTCCTGCATGTTGACGACGAACCGGGTTTCGTTTTGCGCAAAGAATTCCTCAAATGTTTTGCGAAGATCTTCGGCTGCCTGGCCGATCTTGAGGTCGCCTCTAAGACGAATGACATTGCTATTCGACTGCTTGCGAACGTCGATATCCACGAACCCTCCCTGGGTTGAGGCCTTTGGGTTATACCCACATCTGCTCAACGCGGCATATCTGGGACAGGGATAAGCCCTGCAGATGCGTTGACAGCGCTGGCTAGCTTTGATACAGTCGCCAACAACTTACGGGAACCTAGGGCCTTTTTCAAGCATTCTCCCACGTGTGGGCATAATACCAGTTCTCAAACTTCAGCTTACCCAGGTAAGGAGCGAGTTGCGTGGCAACTCAACGGCCTGCTTTTTCGGCTCCAATTGCGGAATATGCTGCCTCCTTGCTCGCGGAACGCGAGTTAGGTCCACGCTCAAGAATAGCAGCCCGTCAAGTTAGAGATCTGCTGCCGGGAACCTCCGTCCAAGTCTACGTCATCGAGGATCAAGATGCGCCGGTGTGGCGGCTGAAGGCGGTCGAAGGCGAAGTAACGCCGGAGTACGAGGTCGCGTACGAACATGGAGTCCTTGGTTTACTGGCGCATTCGCGCAATCCCCTGGTATTTGATCCTTCGATTCTGACACGCGAAGATTTTGCCCACCTGAACGTTCGGCGAACGATGAAATCGCTGGCAGTTGTGCCGGTTGCTTCTGAGGAGACGCTTCACGGTGCGATTGAGATCATCAGCTTCGATACAGCACTGACAATCGCAGACTTGGCGTCTGTAGAGGAGGTTGCCGGGGTTTCCGCAATCGCGTTCGCTTCGGCGCTGGAATACGAGAGCGAGAGGAACACGCAGTTACAGTCGATCACGCGGGTTACCCAGCTCTATGACCTCGAGCGGGTCTTTAACTCTACCCTGGAGATGGATTCGCTTCTGAACATCATCCCGAGAAAGATTCGGGAGATTCTGCCGGTGCAGGCGATCAACCTCTACATGGTGGAGGATGAAAACCTTCTGCTGACCAGCCGCGACGGCGAAGATCC encodes the following:
- a CDS encoding STAS domain-containing protein encodes the protein MDIDVRKQSNSNVIRLRGDLKIGQAAEDLRKTFEEFFAQNETRFVVNMQEVNMVDSSGIGVLVRSLTSAKQRGGSLKLVNPSKLTLQTLKMVGLLPLFDIYSEESQAVAAFA
- a CDS encoding ferritin family protein, with protein sequence MLSKRLFSIVLLFSFLTVTAVAFAADAGTAATLANLQTAFNGESNAHARYLAFSKKADAEGYGEVASLFRAAARAEEIHANNHAAVIKKLGGKPEAKIETPAVKTTKENLEAAIKGETYERDSMYPEFLKQARQIRNTDAIQTFNYAKTAEAEHAKLYTAALNNLEKSKGTKAKNYYVCGVCGYTVEKITFTKCPSSFTPIDKYETIG